A window from Pleuronectes platessa chromosome 6, fPlePla1.1, whole genome shotgun sequence encodes these proteins:
- the cnbpa gene encoding CCHC-type zinc finger, nucleic acid binding protein a isoform X2, translated as MEMNSSSECFGCGRSGHWIKHCPNASAGRGRGRARGRSKELFCYRCGEQGHMARECDQTEDVYHTQGERSGFHSSSAAPQACYNCRGTGHVFRDCKEPKKDREQLCYTCGKAGHVARDCDHANEQKCYSCGGFGHIQKLCEKVKCYRCGEIGHVAVNCGKACETNCYNCGKAGHLAKDCSMEATA; from the exons ATGGAGATGAACAGCAGCAGCGAGTGCTTTGGATGTGGCCGCTCTGGTCACTGGATTAAGCATTGTCCCAATGCCAGTGCTGGACGTGGACGCGGCCGGGCAAGGGGACGATCCAAGG AGCTGTTTTGCTATCGTTGTGGAGAACAAGGACACATGGCCCGGGAGTGTGACCAAACTGAGGATG TCTATCACACACAGGGGGAGAGAAGCGGTTTCCATAGTTCGTCTGCCGCTCCACAAG CGTGCTACAACTGCCGCGGGACTGGTCACGTTTTCCGGGACTGCAAGGAGCCCAAAAAGGATAGGGAGCAGCTCTGCTACACCTGCGGCAAAGCTGGTCACGTGGCCCGTGATTGTGATCATGCCAACGAGCAGAAGTGCTACTCCTGCGGTGGGTTTGGCCACATCCAGAAACTTTGCGAGAAGGTGAAATGTTACAG GTGTGGCGAGATCGGTCACGTCGCTGTGAACTGCGGAAAAGCTTGCGAGACTAACTGCTACAACTGCGGAAAGGCGGGCCACCTGGCAAAAGATTGTTCCATGGAAGCCACCGCATAA
- the cnbpa gene encoding CCHC-type zinc finger, nucleic acid binding protein a isoform X1: MDEVMEMNSSSECFGCGRSGHWIKHCPNASAGRGRGRARGRSKELFCYRCGEQGHMARECDQTEDVYHTQGERSGFHSSSAAPQACYNCRGTGHVFRDCKEPKKDREQLCYTCGKAGHVARDCDHANEQKCYSCGGFGHIQKLCEKVKCYRCGEIGHVAVNCGKACETNCYNCGKAGHLAKDCSMEATA; this comes from the exons ATGGATGAG gtCATGGAGATGAACAGCAGCAGCGAGTGCTTTGGATGTGGCCGCTCTGGTCACTGGATTAAGCATTGTCCCAATGCCAGTGCTGGACGTGGACGCGGCCGGGCAAGGGGACGATCCAAGG AGCTGTTTTGCTATCGTTGTGGAGAACAAGGACACATGGCCCGGGAGTGTGACCAAACTGAGGATG TCTATCACACACAGGGGGAGAGAAGCGGTTTCCATAGTTCGTCTGCCGCTCCACAAG CGTGCTACAACTGCCGCGGGACTGGTCACGTTTTCCGGGACTGCAAGGAGCCCAAAAAGGATAGGGAGCAGCTCTGCTACACCTGCGGCAAAGCTGGTCACGTGGCCCGTGATTGTGATCATGCCAACGAGCAGAAGTGCTACTCCTGCGGTGGGTTTGGCCACATCCAGAAACTTTGCGAGAAGGTGAAATGTTACAG GTGTGGCGAGATCGGTCACGTCGCTGTGAACTGCGGAAAAGCTTGCGAGACTAACTGCTACAACTGCGGAAAGGCGGGCCACCTGGCAAAAGATTGTTCCATGGAAGCCACCGCATAA
- the cnbpa gene encoding CCHC-type zinc finger, nucleic acid binding protein a isoform X3: MDEVMEMNSSSECFGCGRSGHWIKHCPNASAGRGRGRARGRSKELFCYRCGEQGHMARECDQTEDACYNCRGTGHVFRDCKEPKKDREQLCYTCGKAGHVARDCDHANEQKCYSCGGFGHIQKLCEKVKCYRCGEIGHVAVNCGKACETNCYNCGKAGHLAKDCSMEATA; this comes from the exons ATGGATGAG gtCATGGAGATGAACAGCAGCAGCGAGTGCTTTGGATGTGGCCGCTCTGGTCACTGGATTAAGCATTGTCCCAATGCCAGTGCTGGACGTGGACGCGGCCGGGCAAGGGGACGATCCAAGG AGCTGTTTTGCTATCGTTGTGGAGAACAAGGACACATGGCCCGGGAGTGTGACCAAACTGAGGATG CGTGCTACAACTGCCGCGGGACTGGTCACGTTTTCCGGGACTGCAAGGAGCCCAAAAAGGATAGGGAGCAGCTCTGCTACACCTGCGGCAAAGCTGGTCACGTGGCCCGTGATTGTGATCATGCCAACGAGCAGAAGTGCTACTCCTGCGGTGGGTTTGGCCACATCCAGAAACTTTGCGAGAAGGTGAAATGTTACAG GTGTGGCGAGATCGGTCACGTCGCTGTGAACTGCGGAAAAGCTTGCGAGACTAACTGCTACAACTGCGGAAAGGCGGGCCACCTGGCAAAAGATTGTTCCATGGAAGCCACCGCATAA